One Archangium violaceum genomic window, TCGTTCCATCCCGCTGCTGGCCCACCAGCTCGATGATGATTTCCGTCGAGAAGGGCTCGCCGCGCCTGCGGGTCGCCGACTGCCCCACCGCGAGGTCGAACCGGATGGACCGGGCGTCGGTCGCCCCGGCAAGGCTCATGAGATCGAGCGGCGCGTAGGCCTGGACCCGCAGCTCCGCCCCGTCCACGCCCACGAGGGTGCGTGCCGCGTCCGCTCCCTGGACCCAGCGCCACTTGCCGTCCTCGAGGCGGAGGGCGCTCGCCGTGACCTTCGTCATGCGCTCGAAGTCGGCATACGCCGCGGGTCCGCCCAGGTCCTCCTCATCGAGAACGGCTGCGATTTCGATGGCCTCGAGGGTCCGGAACTCCCTGGCGAAGTGCAGGGCCGGCAGCGTGGCGGCTCCCGCCAGCCAGAGGCTGTCCATGAGGATGGGCGCGCTGCCGGGTCTGGCGACGTAGAACCCCACCTCCGGTCCGATTTCGAACAGGGCCGTCGAGATGCCGAGGTAGGCCGCCCCCCTGGCCTGCGCGTACCGCAGCGAGTTGAGGGTGTCGTCCTTCAGGAACATGGCGATCGCGCTGAAGGACTTCCCGGCGGGCAGGCCCAGGTCGGGTCGCTCCAGGTCGATCCTCGCGGTATCCGCGCCGCCCACCTCCCTGGCGACAGCATCGGCCCGGGCCAGGTCGCGTCCTCCAATGGTGATGGGCAGGTCCGGTTGGAGCCGGCGGAGCATCTTCGCGGCCTGGGAGCCAACGAGGCCGGAGCCTCCGATGATGAGGACGGGTTGCTGCGTATTCGTGGACATGGCGGGAGGGCTCCTCTGCCTGGCGGGACGGCGGCATGGCCGGAATTGGCCGCGCCCATCCGGCCCGGATTCCTACCTTTAGTAGGTTACGGATGGTAGGTTCGCCACGATTTCTTCGTGGGGAGGGCGAGGCGCGGCGAAGCGACTCGTGCTCCGCGCCTGGAGGCGCGTTACAGTCACTTGACACCGGTTCAGGTGCGAGCCGCGTTGCCATGAGCGAGACATCCAGCAAGAAGCTGCCGAAGGCCCAGAGGCGCGACCAGTTGCTCGACATCGCGCAGACCATCGTGCGCGAGGAGGGGACGGACGCGCTGACGCTCGGCTATCTCGCCGAGCGTGCTGGCGTCAGCAAGCCGGTGGCCTACGAGCATTTCAAGACACGTTCCGGGCTGCTCATCGCGCTCTACGCGGAGATGGACGCCCGGCAGGTCAAGGTGCTGCAGGATGCGCTCGAGCGCACACGGCGCCGGCTGGAAGACGTCGCCCGTGTGGTGAGCCGCGCCTACATGCATTGCTACACGTCGATGGGCCCGGAGTGGCATGCCATCTCGGCCGCGCTGAAGGGCGACGAGGAGATGGAGGCCTTCCAGCGGGAGCTGATCGACAGCTACGTGGCCCTCTATTGTGAGGCGTTCGCGCCCTACACGAACCTGTCGAAGGAGGAGCTCCACCTGCGCTGTGTCGGAATCATCGGCGCGGCGGAGGCGATTTCGCGGGAGATGATTCGAGGCCGAGTCGAGGAGACCAGGGCGGCCTCGACCCTGGCCGCGCTCATCATCCGCGGGCTCTCCACATAGGCGCCCCGCGGAGGGTGTCAGCTCGCCAGTGTCCGGGGGGCCGCTGGAGCCGTCTCCGCCTCGGTGGCTCCGTCACATCCGTATGGCCACGTGTCCATCCAATGCCCCGGACGACAAAGGAGCCCCACCATGGAGGCAGTCAATAACGCTGATGCTGGGCCAGGACAAGACTGCCCTCGGGGCCTTCGCCGCGCTCCTGCTCTTCACCCTGGCGCAGTCCCAGCTCCTCTTCAGCATCGAGAGCGAGTCCCCACAAGCGAGCTCTCCAGACGCCCAACAGACCCAGCGCTCTCAGCCCCAGCCCGCCCTGCGAATCAAGTTGGGCACCCCATGGGCTCTGGCATGCACCTACGTCATTTTCTTCATCGCGATCGGCTTCTCCGCCGAGAAATTCCTGGGTTACACGATGGATAAGGTGATGGCCACCCTGTTCGTCCTGCCCGAGAGTGAATCGCCCGTCCGCTTCATGACACCCCGGGGCCCCGGTTCTCCTTCCAGCCGCGGTGATCAAAGGCCCGCTGTGGCCGAGGTGATCAGTTCGATAAACCAGGCCACGGGCGAATTCTTGCCTACGGCCTTCAATCTGATCGCACCGATCCGGGCGGGCGCCGGTACGACGGCGGCTTCGACCATCGCCAATTGACCCGACTGGACCGCGGGCAGGGCCAGACGCTTCGGCAACAGGGCCGCCATGTCCGTCTCGAGAACGACGGCCAGTGCGGAGTGCACGTCAGGGACCATGAGCGGCGGCGCCGGCATTCCCGCCAGACCGTGCATGTAGTCCTCGCTCCATCCAGCGGGACGAGTGAGGCCCAGGCCGTCGAGGTTGTCATCCTTGCCGCTCCAGGGATCGAGCGCGGACACGGCGACGCGCGGCAGCCTCGAGAGCTTACCGGGGGACAGACCCCTGGCGGTCGCGGGATGGTCTCCCCGCACGACCCACACGGCGGTCTCTTCGAACAAATGCGTGTAGGCGAAGCGCGGTGGGCTCCGCTCGAAGCTGCAGATCACGACATCGACACGGCCTTCATCTAGAGCTTCCGCAAGCCCGGCTTCAGGGGCGCGCACGCGTAACGTCGCCCGTGGCGCCGCCTGATGAAATGCTCGAACAATCCGGGGCAGCAGCACTGAACAGCCATAGGCGCTCACCACGGTGACGAACTCCCTCTCCGTCGAGGAGGGATCGAAGATCGGGGCCGAAACGGCCGCCTGGAGTTGCTCCATCGCTCGACGGATTTCCGGCGCCATCTCCAGCGCCCGCGGCGTCGGGCGAAGGCTGGTGCTTCCACGGATGAAGAGCGGATCACCCAGCGCGGCTCGGAGACGACCGAGTGCATGGCTCACCGCCGAGGGGCTGAGGTTCAGTCTGTGGCCGGCCCGCGTGGCGTTGCCCTCGTCAATCAGCGTGAGGAACACCCGGAGGAGGTTGAGATCGAGGTTCGAGAAATGCATGGCGTTCATCTCTGATCGGAACACATGCCACTTCGTGCATAGCACGTCCTGCGCTACGGATGCCACGAAGAGAGGAAGAATGGCGGAGAAGGAGTCATCATGATGCGCTACATGCTCTTGGGTCGGCGGACAGGCATCAGGGTTTCGAACCTGATCCTCGGAACCGGGGTGTTGGGCAAGGCGGGCGGTTACGGCGCGGAGCCTGCGGATGTGCGGGCCATCCTGCGCGGCTATGCGGAAGCGGGCGGGAATTTCATCGACACGTCGGATGCGTATCAGCAGGGTCAATCTGAAATCGCAATTGGTGAATTCATCGCCGCCAACCGCGACGACTTCGTCATCGCCTCGAAATACAGCCGTAGCGCAATGCCGGACCCTGGGGTCGCGGCGTTGGGTGCCCACCGCAAGGCGATGGTCCAGTCGGTCGAGGCCAGTCTGAAGCGCCTCGAGACCGATCGCATCGATCTCTATCTCGTCCATATGGACGACGGTGTGACGCCGGTCGAGGAGATCGCACGTGGCTTCGATGACCTGGTCCGAGCGGGTAAGATCCTCTATGGCGGCTTCTCCAACATGCCGGCGTGGCGAATCTCGACGGCGGCGGCGACAGCGAACCTGCGCGGCTGGGCGCCAATCGCGGCGATTCAGGTCGAATACAGCCTCCTCCAGCGCACCACCGAGCACGAGCTGCTTCCGATGGCGGATGAGCTCGGTCTGGGCGTCATGGCCTATTCTCCGCTGGCGGGAGGTCTACTGACGGGAAAGTACCGCAAGGGCGAGACGGGTCGGGTGACGTCGTTCAAAGGGAGTGTCGCGCATGAGGATGCTGGCGGGGGAGCCACTGTCATCGACGCGGTGCTCGCCGTCGCGGACGAGACAGGCGCGACGCCGGGGCAGGTCGCCATTGCCTGGGTGATGGCCAGGGGCGTACATCCAATCATCGGGCCGCGTACACACACGCAGCTCGAGGAGAATCTTGCCGCGGCCACGCTCGAATTGAGCGCGGACCAACTCCGCCGGCTGAACGAGGTCAGCTCGGTGCCTGGCGGCTATCCGCACGAATTGCTGGCCGTCCAGCGTACGAAACTCATGGCTGCTCGCTAACCACAGCGCGCTCCCGGAGCGCACGAGGCCTCGAAACGAGTTCTTGCAGGGGACCGGGTGATTTCCTGACGAGCGAACGCGGCGGCGATTGCATGCCGCTCGAGCGCCGCCGGACTACCCCGGAGCCGCGGTCCAGCTGTCGACGATCCGGAGCACCGGCTCGACGAAGAGGGGGGAACTCACGAAGAGCAGGGTGAGCGTCCATGCTCGGGCCAGGGGCTCCTTCCACCGGGCGACCCCCAAGGCGCGCTCCGCCCAGAGGAACGGCAGCTGAAGCAGGAAGAAGGCTCCCATCATCGCGGCCAGACCCGGTCCCACCGCCGGCAGCATGAAGGCGAAGTGGAAGAAGGCGCTGACCACGAAGGTGAGCGCCAGCCCCAGCTCCGTGTAGCCCCGGCGGGCCACGGGGGCGAAGACGTTCAGCTTCAGGAAGCGGTGCACCGCCCGGTTCCAGCGGCGGCCCCAGAACTCCGCGATCGTCCTCGAGCGAATCGGATCGTCATGGAGTGGGCGTGGGTCGATCCCCACGGCGCTATAGAGGAGGATGACCCCGGAGACGACCACCTCGACGGCCGTGTAGACGAACAAGGCGCCGGCTGCCCAGCGGCTCCCGAGCCGGAGTGCGCTCGAGGAGAGCTGGCTGCCGTAGTACACGCCCGCGAAACCAGCGGCCACGAGCGGTATGCATAGCAGCAGTCGGAGCAGTGCCGGCCGATCCAGCGAAGGGGCCCTGCGACGCGCGAGCCGGGTGTCCACCAGTCCCACCGCATGCCAGATGCGGCGCGCCACGGGCAGGTGCCTGGGCTCGCGGACGAGCTCCACGGTGCGCGCCAGGAACCACAGGCTGCCCAGTGCCACGAAGGCTCGGAAGGTCTGGTGGTCGGCGGGCGCGAGAAAGGCCACCGGAAGCGCCGCGCTCATGACGAACAGCGCCGCCGTCCGACGCCACACCGGTCCAGCAGCCAGCAGCGCGGCGGCCAGACCGGCGGCGTAGATCAGCCCCACGTAGAGGACGAGGAGCAACACCCGCCCAGCCTACCACGTCGGCCGGCGGTGGGAGACGACACCGGCCTGCAGGAGCAGGCCCGCCAGCAGCCATGAGCCCTCCGCCGAACCCGCGGCGCACCCACCCAGGGTCGCCAGGGACCCCATGCCACGCCTCCATCTGCCTTTGGGCGCGGACTCGAAACATGTTAGCACGTGGTTTGCCATGCCGCCTCCGTGTTGCGTTGTCTGGCTTTGGCTGACACATCCATGACACGTCATCGACGTGTCATCGCCCACCCTTGACATGTCAGTCGGCACGCCGGGCCGGGTCTGTCTCCTCGTGTTTCCCTCTAAGTGCCCCCTGCGTCCCCCTGGCATGCCTCCTGCTTTGGTGTGCCTCGAATCCGACTCACCTGGGACTCTCGACCTGGGGCAGATCGCTTGAATGACAGCATCGTGCGGAAGAGGTCCTGAAGCACCGCGCAGTACCTACCCGAGGAGATGGATATGAACGTCGTGGGATGGTTCTCGAAGCTGGACATGCGCTGCGTGGGGTTGCTGGCGTTGGTGGCCACCTCCGCCTGGGCGCAGAAGGAAGAGCTCTGGCTCGATTCCCAGGGCAACGCCCCCATCAGCAGCACGATGGTGCTCAAGCGGGGCAAGTCGTATCACGTCACGATGCAGGGGACCTATAGCGTGTGGGCTGGCTTCACCACCCCCGGCACGAAGTCAGGCAAGCCGGAGTCCGCGCCCATGTGGCCGAGCCCGAAGGGGACGAACACGCTGGTGGGCGTCGACCCCGAGTTCATGTTCGCCTGGCCAGCTGGCACCTACGTGGACACGAGGCCGGAGCCTGCTCCCCGGAGAGGTGGCTTCATCGAGGTCAGCCTGGATGGGGGGAAGACCTGGAAGCACCCGTCCAGCACGGCGCCCTTCGACGCGGCGGATCACAAGTACGACTACGAGCTGACGGGAGACGACAACGCTCTGCAGGTGCGCATCGTCGACACTCCGTCCGCCGACAACTACGGGCGCGTGCAGATCTTCGTGCGGCCCGCCGAGGAGGAGCTGTGGCTCGACTCCCGGAGCAACACCCCCATCCGCGGTGAGATGGTGCTCGCGCGAGGCAAGCCGTATCGCGTCACGATGCAGGGAACCTATAGCGCGTGGAGTTTCCCCAAGCCCGGCTCGAAGTCAGGCAAGCCCGAGCCCACGCCCATGTGGTCGAGCCCGAAGGGAGCGAACAAGCTGGTGGGCATCGACCCCGAGTTCGTCTTCGCGTGGCCAAATGGCTCTGGTTTGGAGAAGAGCTCGGAGCCTGCTCCCCGGAGAAGTAGCGTCATCGAGGTCAGCCTGGACGGGGGCAAGACCTGGAAGCACCCGGCCAGCACGGCATCCTTCAACGCGACCGAACACAAGTACACCTATGAACTGACGGGAGACGACAACGTGCTGCAGGTGCGCATCGTCGACAGGCCCTACAACGACAACTATGGGCGCGTGCAGATCTCCGTGCAGCCCGGTGCCTAGTGGATGGGGACCACCAGCGGGGAGCCTCTCGCGAAGCTCCCCGGCTCCGAGGAGGGAACGAACTACCGCACGTTCAGGAAGATGGCGGTGGGGACGCCCCAGTTTCCGCTGGCGTCCTGGCTCTCCACGAAGAGCGTGTGCCGGCCCGGTGCCAGGCCCGAGGTGAAGACCGTGGCCTGCACCGACTCGGCCGTGCTGTTGAAGCTTCCGTCCACCGCGCTCAGTGCGAACGTGGGCGTCCCCGACACCCAGGACGGCGCATCGATGGAGTAGCGCGCGGCGGCGATGGCCTGTGAGCCTTCCGTGCCCCCGTTGGTGCCGTAGCGGGTGTCATCCGCCCGAGCCGTGAGCGTCACCGGGGTCCCCTGCGCCACGGTGCTCGCCGACAGCGCGAGGTTGATGGAGTCCGGGCCCGCCGCCACCTGAT contains:
- a CDS encoding MBOAT family protein, with the translated sequence MLLLVLYVGLIYAAGLAAALLAAGPVWRRTAALFVMSAALPVAFLAPADHQTFRAFVALGSLWFLARTVELVREPRHLPVARRIWHAVGLVDTRLARRRAPSLDRPALLRLLLCIPLVAAGFAGVYYGSQLSSSALRLGSRWAAGALFVYTAVEVVVSGVILLYSAVGIDPRPLHDDPIRSRTIAEFWGRRWNRAVHRFLKLNVFAPVARRGYTELGLALTFVVSAFFHFAFMLPAVGPGLAAMMGAFFLLQLPFLWAERALGVARWKEPLARAWTLTLLFVSSPLFVEPVLRIVDSWTAAPG
- a CDS encoding TetR/AcrR family transcriptional regulator codes for the protein MSETSSKKLPKAQRRDQLLDIAQTIVREEGTDALTLGYLAERAGVSKPVAYEHFKTRSGLLIALYAEMDARQVKVLQDALERTRRRLEDVARVVSRAYMHCYTSMGPEWHAISAALKGDEEMEAFQRELIDSYVALYCEAFAPYTNLSKEELHLRCVGIIGAAEAISREMIRGRVEETRAASTLAALIIRGLST
- a CDS encoding LysR family transcriptional regulator, whose product is MHFSNLDLNLLRVFLTLIDEGNATRAGHRLNLSPSAVSHALGRLRAALGDPLFIRGSTSLRPTPRALEMAPEIRRAMEQLQAAVSAPIFDPSSTEREFVTVVSAYGCSVLLPRIVRAFHQAAPRATLRVRAPEAGLAEALDEGRVDVVICSFERSPPRFAYTHLFEETAVWVVRGDHPATARGLSPGKLSRLPRVAVSALDPWSGKDDNLDGLGLTRPAGWSEDYMHGLAGMPAPPLMVPDVHSALAVVLETDMAALLPKRLALPAVQSGQLAMVEAAVVPAPARIGAIRLKAVGKNSPVAWFIELITSATAGL
- a CDS encoding NAD(P)-dependent oxidoreductase; protein product: MSTNTQQPVLIIGGSGLVGSQAAKMLRRLQPDLPITIGGRDLARADAVAREVGGADTARIDLERPDLGLPAGKSFSAIAMFLKDDTLNSLRYAQARGAAYLGISTALFEIGPEVGFYVARPGSAPILMDSLWLAGAATLPALHFAREFRTLEAIEIAAVLDEEDLGGPAAYADFERMTKVTASALRLEDGKWRWVQGADAARTLVGVDGAELRVQAYAPLDLMSLAGATDARSIRFDLAVGQSATRRRGEPFSTEIIIELVGQQRDGTTGRVRYELVHPAGQAPVTAQCVAVGLERLLGLAGGPPVAPGLYLPHVLIDPAYMVRRLEEIGTRIRRV
- a CDS encoding aldo/keto reductase, translated to MMRYMLLGRRTGIRVSNLILGTGVLGKAGGYGAEPADVRAILRGYAEAGGNFIDTSDAYQQGQSEIAIGEFIAANRDDFVIASKYSRSAMPDPGVAALGAHRKAMVQSVEASLKRLETDRIDLYLVHMDDGVTPVEEIARGFDDLVRAGKILYGGFSNMPAWRISTAAATANLRGWAPIAAIQVEYSLLQRTTEHELLPMADELGLGVMAYSPLAGGLLTGKYRKGETGRVTSFKGSVAHEDAGGGATVIDAVLAVADETGATPGQVAIAWVMARGVHPIIGPRTHTQLEENLAAATLELSADQLRRLNEVSSVPGGYPHELLAVQRTKLMAAR